A window from Nycticebus coucang isolate mNycCou1 chromosome X, mNycCou1.pri, whole genome shotgun sequence encodes these proteins:
- the EMD gene encoding emerin: MDDYAVLSDTELAAVLRQYNIPHGPVVGSTRKLYEKKIFEYETQRRRLSPPSSSASFSYRFSDSDSASVDSDMYDLPKKEDALLYQSKGYNDDYYAESYLTTRTYGEPESVGTSKGFRQPGTSDADTFHHQVRDESFFSSEEEGKDRERMYGQDSAYQSIAHYRPVSNISRSSLGMSYYPASSSASSVSSSSSSSPSWLARRAIRPEKQAPGAALGQDRQVPLWGQLLLFLVFAAFLLFVYYSMQAEEGNPFWREP; encoded by the exons ATGGACGATTACGCGGTTCTGTCGGACACCGAGCTGGCTGCCGTGCTGCGCCAGTACAACATCCCTCACGGGCCCGTCGTGG GCTCCACTCGCAAGCTCTACGAAAAGAAGATCTTCGAATACGAGACCCAGAGGCGGAGGCTGTCGCCTCCCAGCTCGTCGGCCTCGTTCTCCTATCGCTTCTCTG ACTCGGATTCGGCGTCGGTGGACTCAGACATGTACGATTTGCCCAAAAAGGAGGATGCTCTGCTGTACCAGAGCAAGG GCTATAATGATGACTACTATGCGGAGAGTTACTTGACCACCAGGACTTATGGGGAGCCTGAGTCTGTGGGCACATCCAAGGGCTTTCGCCAGCCTGGAACTTCAGATGCTGACACCTTCCACCACCAG GTGCGTGATgagagttttttttcttctgaagagGAGGGCAAGGATAG GGAACGCATGTATGGCCAGGATAGTGCCTACCAAAGCATCGCGCACTATCGCCCTGTTTCCAACATCTCCAGAAGCTCCCTGGGCATGTCCTATTATCCTGCATCCTCCTCTGCCTCATCTGTGtcctcatcttcatcttcctctccTTCATGGCTTGCCCGCCGAGCCATCCGGCCGGAAAAGCAAGCTCCTGGGGCTGCTCTGGGCCAGGATCGCCAGGTCCCACTGTGGGGGCAGCTGCTCCTTTTCCTGGTCTTTGCTGCCTTCCTGCTCTTTGTTTACTACTCTATGCAGGCCGAGGAAGGCAATCCTTTCTGGAGGGAGCCCTGA